The proteins below are encoded in one region of Stieleria sp. JC731:
- a CDS encoding DUF2169 domain-containing protein, with product MTDPSVPATEKPRQTMVLPSVDDAGRSVLAVITKQTYAIGNDGILERCDDDAPIREVDEYYGEGDPETCSVKFESDLAPFKTVTDLVVVGSAHAPDDKPLRQLDVAVDVGSKRKMIRVYGDRFCRYREGEAPEFSAPEPFTVMPIRYENAYGGVDRLSEPGLEFSYPRNHLGKGFVCKNTAETIDGLPLPNLEDPNDPITPAGLCLESVGSWNRLPLPQGFGWFQKTWYPRCSFVGSVPGFIDPDETMREESLGLVPANQIALARQFKLPSFDIRFNSGASIGLAFDRLSGDETLAIHHMTPDRLLLAKLPGLPPQITLDIGNGPESLQPVLQTVCVRVEDRQVDLVWRGSLAKNDRHWLTQIENLEATAT from the coding sequence ATGACTGACCCCTCTGTCCCTGCAACCGAAAAGCCGCGTCAAACGATGGTTTTGCCTAGCGTCGATGATGCTGGGCGATCGGTCCTTGCAGTCATCACAAAGCAAACGTACGCGATCGGCAATGACGGAATTCTGGAACGCTGTGATGATGACGCTCCGATCCGAGAGGTCGACGAGTACTACGGTGAAGGCGATCCGGAAACTTGTTCGGTAAAGTTTGAATCGGATCTTGCTCCCTTTAAAACCGTCACCGACCTTGTTGTTGTCGGATCAGCACATGCGCCGGATGACAAGCCGCTTCGACAACTAGACGTTGCTGTTGATGTTGGCTCGAAACGAAAAATGATTCGAGTGTACGGAGATCGGTTTTGTCGCTATCGCGAAGGCGAAGCCCCGGAATTCTCTGCACCGGAACCCTTCACTGTGATGCCGATCCGATATGAAAATGCGTACGGCGGAGTTGATCGGCTCAGCGAGCCCGGTTTGGAATTCAGTTATCCAAGAAACCATCTTGGCAAAGGGTTCGTTTGCAAGAATACGGCTGAGACGATCGACGGTTTGCCGCTGCCCAATTTAGAAGATCCCAACGACCCGATCACTCCAGCAGGATTGTGTCTCGAATCGGTTGGGTCTTGGAACCGATTGCCCCTGCCGCAAGGATTCGGCTGGTTTCAGAAAACATGGTACCCACGCTGTTCGTTTGTCGGATCTGTTCCAGGATTCATTGATCCAGATGAAACGATGCGCGAAGAATCCTTGGGATTGGTGCCCGCAAATCAAATCGCTCTCGCTCGGCAATTCAAGCTGCCCAGTTTCGATATCCGTTTCAACAGTGGCGCGTCAATCGGATTGGCATTTGATCGCTTGAGTGGTGATGAAACCTTAGCGATTCATCACATGACTCCGGATCGGCTGTTGCTGGCGAAGCTACCTGGGCTGCCACCACAGATCACATTGGATATCGGTAACGGTCCAGAATCATTGCAGCCCGTTTTGCAAACGGTTTGTGTTCGAGTGGAGGATCGTCAAGTCGACTTGGTCTGGCGAGGTTCTTTAGCGAAGAACGATCGCCATTGGTTGACGCAAATTGAAAACCTGGAGGCGACAGCGACATAG